A single window of Venturia canescens isolate UGA chromosome 3, ASM1945775v1, whole genome shotgun sequence DNA harbors:
- the Pgant9 gene encoding putative polypeptide N-acetylgalactosaminyltransferase 9 isoform X2: MIMAFPRRRSLWVKVAVLAAAVWLTVCFLLYTEDRASANDVQTGLAPSGVAVAPQVANGFVPPFLAPKRETPSNAQSKPKINQAGPEQGGGVLAAPKDPEEAAPGEMGKPVVLPTNLTAETKKLVDDGWLNNAFNQYVSDLISIHRTLPDPRDQWCKEPGRYLKDLPATAVIICFHNEAWSVLLRTVHSVLDRSPDHLIQEIILVDDFSDMPHLKRQLDDYMMNYPKVKIIRAKKREGLIRARLLGAEAATAPVLTYLDSHCECTEGWLEPLVDRIARNPTTVVCPVIDVIDDTTLEYHWRDSGGVNVGGFDWNLQFNWHAVPEREKKRHENSAEPVWSPTMAGGLFSIDRAFFQRLGTYDSGFDIWGGENLELSFKTWMCGGTLEIVPCSHVGHIFRKRSPYKWRSGVNVLKRNSIRLSEVWLDEYAKYYYQRIGHDKGNYGDVSDRKALRKKLNCKSFKWYLDNVYPELFIPGEAVASGEIRQLDSDVCIDSPGKPEDLHQPVGLWPCHRQGGNQYWMLSKTGEIRRDESCLDYSGTDVILYPCHGSKGNQHWIYNPQTKQIRHGSSDKCLAITESKQRLLMEECTSSSSRQKWSFENYDPSKL, encoded by the exons ATGATAATGGCATTTCCGAGACGAAGATCTCTGTGGGTGAAAGTGGCAGTTTTGGCAGCGGCCGTTTGGCTCACCGTTTGCTTCCTTCTTTACACGGAAGACCGTGCTTCGGCCAACGATGTCCAGACTGGCTTGGCCCCCTCAGGTGTCGCTGTTGCGCCTCAAGTAGCCAATGGTTTCGTACCACCATTTTTAGCCCCTAAACGGGAAACACCTAGCAACGCTCAGAGCAAACCGAAAATCAATCAGGCTGGACCAGAACAAG GTGGTGGGGTTCTTGCTGCGCCAAAAGATCCCGAAGAAGCGGCACCCGGTGAAATGGGAAAACCCGTTGTTCTTCCAACCAATCTGACAGCAGAGACGAAAAAACTCGTCGACGATGGGTGGCTGAACAATGCTTTCAATCAGTATGTCAGTGACCTGATTTCCATCCACCGAACACTTCCGGATCCGCGTGATCAATG GTGCAAGGAGCCGGGTCGTTATCTCAAGGATCTTCCAGCCACGGCCGTGATAATATGCTTTCACAACGAGGCGTGGTCGGTACTTTTACGAACAGTCCATTCAGTTCTCGACAGATCACCGGATCACCTGATTCAAGAGATTATCCTCGTGGACGATTTCTCTGACATGC CTCATCTCAAGCGTCAACTGGATGATTACATGATGAATTATCCGAAAGTCAAAATAATACGAGCGAAGAAACGCGAGGGTCTTATAAGAGCTCGACTCCTTGGCGCCGAAGCTGCCACAGCTCCTGTTCTCACGTATCTCGATAGTCATTGCGAGTGCACCGAGGGATGGCTCGAGCCACTCGTCGATCGTATAGCCCGGAATCCAACAACCGTGGTATGCCCTGTTATCGATGTTATCGACGATACGACGCTCGAATATCACTGGCGAGATTCTGGCGGTGTAAACGTTGGTGGTTTCGACTGGAATCTCCAG TTCAACTGGCACGCCGTACCCGAACGTGAGAAAAAGAGGCACGAGAATTCTGCCGAACCTGTTTGGTCGCCGACCATGGCTGGTGGTCTTTTTTCCATTGATCGTGCTTTCTTCCAGCGTCTTGGAACTTACGACAGCGGCTTCGACATCTGGGGTGGCGAGAATCTTGAACTTTCTTTCAAAACGTGGATGTGTGGGG GTACACTTGAAATCGTGCCTTGCTCACACGTGGGACACATCTTCAGAAAGCGCTCGCCGTACAAGTGGCGAAGCGGCGTGAACGTGCTCAAGAGGAACAGCATAAGGCTGAGCGAAGTGTGGCTGGACGAGTACGCCAAGTACTACTATCAGAGAATAGGTCACGACAAG GGAAATTACGGTGACGTGTCCGACAGGAAAGCCTTAAGGAAAAAGCTCAATTGCAAATCCTTCAAGTGGTATCTCGACAACGTTTATCCGGAGCTTTTCATACCGGGGGAAGCGGTTGCTTCCGGCGAG ATAAGGCAACTCGATAGCGACGTGTGTATAGACTCCCCAGGAAAACCGGAAGATCTGCACCAGCCGGTTGGCCTGTGGCCTTGTCACCGTCAGGGCGGCAATCAG TACTGGATGCTGAGTAAAACTGGAGAAATACGCAGAGACGAATCCTGCCTGGATTACAGTGGAACAGACGTCATTCTTTATCCCTGTCATGGAAGTAAGGGCAATCAACACTGGATTTATAACCCTCAG ACGAAACAAATAAGACATGGAAGCAGTGACAAGTGTCTGGCAATAACGGAGAGCAAGCAGCGTTTATTGATGGAGGAATGCACGTCTTCGTCATCGAGACAGAAATGGTCGTTCGAGAATTACGATCCATCGAAGCTGTGA
- the Pgant9 gene encoding putative polypeptide N-acetylgalactosaminyltransferase 9 isoform X1, translating into MIMAFPRRRSLWVKVAVLAAAVWLTVCFLLYTEDRASANDVQTGLAPSGVAVAPQVANGFVPPFLAPKRETPSNAQSKPKINQAGPEQGGGVLAAPKDPEEAAPGEMGKPVVLPTNLTAETKKLVDDGWLNNAFNQYVSDLISIHRTLPDPRDQWCKEPGRYLKDLPATAVIICFHNEAWSVLLRTVHSVLDRSPDHLIQEIILVDDFSDMPHLKRQLDDYMMNYPKVKIIRAKKREGLIRARLLGAEAATAPVLTYLDSHCECTEGWLEPLVDRIARNPTTVVCPVIDVIDDTTLEYHWRDSGGVNVGGFDWNLQFNWHAVPEREKKRHENSAEPVWSPTMAGGLFSIDRAFFQRLGTYDSGFDIWGGENLELSFKTWMCGGTLEIVPCSHVGHIFRKRSPYKWRSGVNVLKRNSIRLSEVWLDEYAKYYYQRIGHDKGNYGDVSDRKALRKKLNCKSFKWYLDNVYPELFIPGEAVASGEVRNLGEGGNTCLDSPARKADLHKPAGLYPCHRQGGNQYWMLSKTGEIRRDESCLDYSGTDVILYPCHGSKGNQHWIYNPQTKQIRHGSSDKCLAITESKQRLLMEECTSSSSRQKWSFENYDPSKL; encoded by the exons ATGATAATGGCATTTCCGAGACGAAGATCTCTGTGGGTGAAAGTGGCAGTTTTGGCAGCGGCCGTTTGGCTCACCGTTTGCTTCCTTCTTTACACGGAAGACCGTGCTTCGGCCAACGATGTCCAGACTGGCTTGGCCCCCTCAGGTGTCGCTGTTGCGCCTCAAGTAGCCAATGGTTTCGTACCACCATTTTTAGCCCCTAAACGGGAAACACCTAGCAACGCTCAGAGCAAACCGAAAATCAATCAGGCTGGACCAGAACAAG GTGGTGGGGTTCTTGCTGCGCCAAAAGATCCCGAAGAAGCGGCACCCGGTGAAATGGGAAAACCCGTTGTTCTTCCAACCAATCTGACAGCAGAGACGAAAAAACTCGTCGACGATGGGTGGCTGAACAATGCTTTCAATCAGTATGTCAGTGACCTGATTTCCATCCACCGAACACTTCCGGATCCGCGTGATCAATG GTGCAAGGAGCCGGGTCGTTATCTCAAGGATCTTCCAGCCACGGCCGTGATAATATGCTTTCACAACGAGGCGTGGTCGGTACTTTTACGAACAGTCCATTCAGTTCTCGACAGATCACCGGATCACCTGATTCAAGAGATTATCCTCGTGGACGATTTCTCTGACATGC CTCATCTCAAGCGTCAACTGGATGATTACATGATGAATTATCCGAAAGTCAAAATAATACGAGCGAAGAAACGCGAGGGTCTTATAAGAGCTCGACTCCTTGGCGCCGAAGCTGCCACAGCTCCTGTTCTCACGTATCTCGATAGTCATTGCGAGTGCACCGAGGGATGGCTCGAGCCACTCGTCGATCGTATAGCCCGGAATCCAACAACCGTGGTATGCCCTGTTATCGATGTTATCGACGATACGACGCTCGAATATCACTGGCGAGATTCTGGCGGTGTAAACGTTGGTGGTTTCGACTGGAATCTCCAG TTCAACTGGCACGCCGTACCCGAACGTGAGAAAAAGAGGCACGAGAATTCTGCCGAACCTGTTTGGTCGCCGACCATGGCTGGTGGTCTTTTTTCCATTGATCGTGCTTTCTTCCAGCGTCTTGGAACTTACGACAGCGGCTTCGACATCTGGGGTGGCGAGAATCTTGAACTTTCTTTCAAAACGTGGATGTGTGGGG GTACACTTGAAATCGTGCCTTGCTCACACGTGGGACACATCTTCAGAAAGCGCTCGCCGTACAAGTGGCGAAGCGGCGTGAACGTGCTCAAGAGGAACAGCATAAGGCTGAGCGAAGTGTGGCTGGACGAGTACGCCAAGTACTACTATCAGAGAATAGGTCACGACAAG GGAAATTACGGTGACGTGTCCGACAGGAAAGCCTTAAGGAAAAAGCTCAATTGCAAATCCTTCAAGTGGTATCTCGACAACGTTTATCCGGAGCTTTTCATACCGGGGGAAGCGGTTGCTTCCGGCGAG GTTCGTAATCTGGGTGAGGGAGGAAACACGTGTCTGGATTCACCGGCTCGCAAGGCTGACTTGCACAAACCAGCCGGACTGTATCCTTGCCATCGACAGGGCGGCAACCAG TACTGGATGCTGAGTAAAACTGGAGAAATACGCAGAGACGAATCCTGCCTGGATTACAGTGGAACAGACGTCATTCTTTATCCCTGTCATGGAAGTAAGGGCAATCAACACTGGATTTATAACCCTCAG ACGAAACAAATAAGACATGGAAGCAGTGACAAGTGTCTGGCAATAACGGAGAGCAAGCAGCGTTTATTGATGGAGGAATGCACGTCTTCGTCATCGAGACAGAAATGGTCGTTCGAGAATTACGATCCATCGAAGCTGTGA